In Pseudothermotoga hypogea DSM 11164 = NBRC 106472, the following are encoded in one genomic region:
- a CDS encoding class I SAM-dependent methyltransferase produces the protein MSWFANEDFWKDMYDWLFRPARFQSAKEEVERIVTLSGIRSGNVLDLCCGPGRHAFEFARLGFNVTAVDASSFLLGKAKELCSDLDNVEFVHADMRDFVRPNHFDLVINMFTSFGYFEDQEENMKVLRNIKKSLKNDGKLLMEMVSKEVLLLNYRDSVVSEQGSKMLIEKHSFEPGMARMRNQWIVLEAGGYKVYSLQHYVYSGQELKMMLQTCGFSNVELYGSLDGTAYDLNAKRLVVVAS, from the coding sequence GTGAGTTGGTTCGCGAACGAAGATTTCTGGAAAGACATGTACGATTGGCTGTTTCGACCAGCGCGTTTCCAATCAGCGAAAGAAGAAGTAGAAAGAATCGTTACATTGAGTGGTATTCGAAGCGGAAACGTACTCGATCTTTGTTGTGGGCCAGGAAGGCATGCCTTTGAGTTTGCAAGGCTTGGATTCAACGTGACCGCTGTCGATGCGTCAAGCTTTCTTCTGGGCAAAGCCAAAGAATTGTGCTCAGACCTTGACAACGTGGAATTCGTTCATGCTGACATGAGAGACTTCGTTAGGCCAAATCATTTCGATCTTGTGATCAACATGTTCACTTCGTTCGGCTACTTCGAAGATCAGGAAGAAAACATGAAGGTGTTGAGAAACATCAAGAAGAGTTTGAAAAATGATGGCAAGTTACTGATGGAAATGGTGTCAAAAGAAGTGCTCCTACTAAACTACAGAGACTCAGTCGTGAGTGAGCAAGGTTCAAAGATGCTCATAGAGAAACACAGTTTCGAGCCAGGCATGGCGAGAATGAGGAATCAATGGATCGTTCTGGAGGCTGGAGGCTACAAAGTGTACAGTTTGCAGCACTACGTGTACAGTGGACAAGAGTTGAAGATGATGCTTCAAACGTGTGGTTTTTCGAACGTTGAACTGTACGGTTCACTGGACGGGACAGCTTACGATCTGAACGCCAAGAGGCTCGTCGTGGTTGCCTCGTGA
- a CDS encoding glutathione ABC transporter substrate-binding protein, with the protein MRRFVVLLAVLLSVAIFAAKYGGTVRFLIGVDVTTLLPGNIPDSISTIVGMHIFEGLVDYDENLRIIPVLAERWEILDNGTAYVFHLRKNVKFHDGADFNAHAVKKNFDYLFSANLRNVGQYKGIIKEVQVIDDYTVKIVLFQPNSTFLYRLAQSSGWMVSPQAIEKFGHDPALMSKNPIGTGPFMFKEWKAGESVELVKNPNYWRQGLPYLDRIIFRVVAEDVSRVNQVRAGDADFMYNPPPALFAALQQDKSLKVEVVPTVRTIFIGLNTSRAPLNDVRVRQALNYAVDKEKLCRVLMKGLAKPSDSPLSSRTFGYFSTGGYPYDPNKAKQLLKEAGYENLKLELITPKGRYLNDYETAVAIQGMLKEVGVTVDVKPMEWGSYVSKILSRKPEDWDYQMFLLGWAPGTAEGHQVLFPLFHSSNRMDSPNATMRYNNYFYSNPKVDELIDKIAVETDEKKLLEYFKEAQKLVVQDAPWIFLYEMNIAAVMRKELQGVKIYPTERVSLAEAWIDR; encoded by the coding sequence GTGCGTAGGTTTGTGGTGTTACTCGCGGTTCTTCTCTCTGTGGCCATCTTCGCGGCGAAGTACGGAGGCACAGTGAGGTTTCTCATCGGAGTGGACGTCACCACACTTTTGCCCGGCAACATCCCAGATTCGATCAGCACCATCGTTGGGATGCACATCTTCGAAGGGCTCGTCGACTATGATGAGAACCTCAGAATCATCCCCGTGCTCGCCGAGAGATGGGAAATCCTTGACAATGGTACCGCCTACGTCTTTCATCTTCGCAAGAACGTCAAGTTCCACGACGGAGCAGATTTCAACGCTCACGCTGTGAAGAAGAACTTCGACTATCTCTTCTCCGCGAACCTCAGGAACGTCGGTCAGTACAAAGGCATCATCAAGGAAGTTCAAGTGATCGACGACTACACGGTCAAGATCGTGCTTTTCCAGCCGAACTCGACCTTCCTCTACAGGCTCGCTCAGTCGAGCGGTTGGATGGTCTCACCGCAGGCCATCGAAAAGTTCGGACACGATCCAGCACTGATGTCTAAGAACCCCATAGGCACTGGTCCATTCATGTTCAAAGAATGGAAGGCCGGGGAGAGCGTCGAGCTTGTGAAGAATCCCAACTACTGGCGTCAGGGTTTGCCTTATCTGGACAGAATAATCTTCAGAGTCGTAGCGGAGGACGTCTCACGCGTGAACCAAGTCAGGGCGGGGGACGCAGACTTCATGTACAACCCACCACCCGCTCTGTTTGCGGCACTTCAGCAGGACAAATCGCTGAAAGTCGAGGTCGTGCCAACCGTGAGGACGATCTTCATAGGTTTGAACACTTCCAGAGCTCCTCTGAACGACGTGAGGGTCAGGCAAGCGCTCAACTACGCTGTGGACAAAGAAAAGCTCTGCAGGGTACTCATGAAAGGCCTCGCAAAGCCATCGGATTCACCGCTTTCGAGCAGGACTTTCGGTTATTTCTCAACGGGAGGTTATCCATACGATCCTAACAAAGCGAAACAACTGTTGAAAGAAGCCGGTTATGAGAATCTCAAGCTCGAACTCATAACACCGAAAGGAAGATACCTAAACGATTACGAAACCGCGGTGGCCATCCAGGGTATGCTCAAAGAGGTGGGCGTCACGGTGGACGTGAAGCCGATGGAATGGGGAAGCTACGTAAGCAAGATACTTTCAAGAAAACCCGAAGATTGGGACTATCAGATGTTCTTACTCGGCTGGGCTCCTGGAACCGCGGAGGGTCACCAGGTGTTGTTCCCCCTCTTCCACTCTTCAAACCGCATGGACAGTCCCAATGCAACGATGCGTTACAACAACTACTTCTACAGCAATCCAAAGGTTGACGAGCTCATAGACAAGATCGCGGTGGAAACAGACGAGAAAAAGCTTTTAGAATATTTCAAGGAAGCACAAAAGCTCGTTGTTCAGGATGCTCCTTGGATCTTCCTCTACGAAATGAACATCGCTGCGGTGATGCGCAAAGAATTACAGGGCGTCAAAATCTATCCCACCGAACGTGTGAGCTTGGCAGAAGCTTGGATCGATCGTTGA
- the udk gene encoding uridine kinase codes for MVLIGIGGGTGSGKTTVAKRIVHSLGEERCAILPMDNYYKDMSHLPIEERRLVNYDHPDVIEHRLLVEHLRKLLHGEAVQIPTYDFVTYTRKVETLNFVPKKVILVEGIFALYYEELRELYELSLYVDTESDIRFIRRLMRDVKERGRSVESVVNQYLRTVKPMHDAYVEPTKRYADIIVPKGGHNDRAIEVVVNYITKRLEKEV; via the coding sequence TTGGTTCTCATCGGTATAGGCGGTGGAACAGGATCGGGAAAAACGACCGTCGCAAAAAGGATAGTTCATTCTCTGGGTGAAGAAAGGTGCGCGATCTTACCCATGGACAACTACTACAAGGACATGAGCCATTTACCAATAGAGGAACGGAGGTTGGTGAACTACGATCATCCGGACGTGATAGAGCATCGATTGCTTGTTGAACACCTTCGAAAGTTACTCCATGGCGAGGCCGTCCAGATCCCCACGTACGATTTCGTCACGTACACCAGAAAGGTTGAAACGCTGAATTTCGTTCCGAAGAAAGTGATCCTGGTTGAAGGTATTTTCGCGCTGTATTATGAGGAGCTCAGAGAACTTTACGAGCTTTCTCTGTACGTGGATACGGAGAGCGATATCAGGTTCATACGCAGGCTGATGCGCGACGTGAAAGAGAGGGGAAGGAGTGTCGAGAGCGTTGTAAACCAGTACTTGCGAACAGTCAAACCCATGCACGATGCGTACGTTGAGCCAACGAAACGTTACGCGGACATCATAGTGCCAAAGGGTGGTCACAACGACAGGGCGATCGAAGTCGTTGTGAACTACATAACCAAGAGGCTGGAGAAGGAAGTATGA
- a CDS encoding SDH family Clp fold serine proteinase, which translates to MYSFIFELFWMIFILSMFIPFFKAYSQKSARETLIRQLEVKRKSRVITLIHRQESMSFFGLTFGRYITIEDSEEILRAIKLTPPDMPIDLILHTPGGLVLAAEQIARALVKHKGKVTVFVPHYAMSGGTMIALAADEIVMDPNAVLGPLDPQLGGYPAPSILSVLEKKNINEIDDQTLILADIAKKAMNQVMDFVTCLLKEKVGEEKAKQLAETLCSGKWTHDYPLTVDALKQMGIPVSENMPQEVYQLMDLYKQTEQRRPSVQYIPVPYRGGERGTSQESRKNS; encoded by the coding sequence ATGTACTCGTTCATATTCGAACTCTTCTGGATGATCTTCATTCTCAGCATGTTCATCCCGTTCTTCAAAGCTTACAGTCAAAAGAGCGCGAGAGAAACTTTGATAAGACAGCTCGAGGTGAAACGCAAGAGCAGAGTTATAACGCTCATTCACAGGCAAGAGTCGATGAGCTTCTTCGGTCTCACCTTCGGAAGGTATATAACCATAGAAGATTCCGAAGAAATCTTGAGGGCAATAAAGTTGACCCCACCAGACATGCCGATCGATTTGATCCTGCACACCCCCGGTGGTTTGGTGTTGGCAGCAGAGCAAATTGCCCGTGCCCTGGTCAAGCACAAAGGCAAGGTCACCGTCTTTGTTCCTCACTACGCGATGTCCGGTGGAACCATGATAGCCCTGGCTGCGGATGAAATAGTCATGGATCCAAACGCCGTGCTGGGACCGCTCGATCCACAACTGGGTGGTTATCCTGCGCCTTCGATACTGAGCGTGCTCGAAAAGAAAAACATCAACGAAATAGACGATCAAACTTTGATCCTTGCCGATATCGCCAAGAAGGCCATGAACCAGGTGATGGACTTCGTGACGTGTCTCTTGAAGGAAAAGGTCGGTGAAGAGAAAGCCAAACAACTGGCAGAGACTCTTTGTAGTGGCAAATGGACTCACGATTATCCTCTGACCGTGGATGCGCTCAAGCAGATGGGAATACCCGTTTCTGAAAACATGCCACAGGAAGTCTATCAGCTCATGGACCTCTACAAACAAACCGAACAGAGAAGACCATCGGTTCAGTACATACCCGTCCCGTACAGGGGTGGGGAGAGAGGCACGAGTCAAGAATCGAGGAAAAATTCTTGA
- a CDS encoding M24 family metallopeptidase yields MREVFRERINTLRKLIEEEQAEALLISRCDNFAWATLGARNYVTINSEVGSVHLLLVEDSIYILTNNIERKRIEQEELNEDVLGDVEFAEYMWSKDLWDVLKSFVQGKKLLSDTGWFDSRNVSDQLKNFRLVMSEPEIETYRWLGANCDEIFSNTMLKFSPEMTELQVQAEMSKAFFERGIEPILILVFGEESAQLYRHNLPRNVRVGKKLFVSVCVRKKGLVLSSTRSVLFGRDEDWIKQHRDNCYVEAAALENSKPGKKLSEVFEEIKKAYVAVNKPHEWFLHHQGGLAGYNAREVIANEDTDYSLKAGNVVAWNPTITGTKSEDTFLVLEDGLECFSYPESSRWPALNLQIGSLTLKRPDIVVL; encoded by the coding sequence GTGAGGGAAGTGTTCAGAGAAAGGATCAATACGCTGAGAAAGCTCATCGAAGAGGAGCAGGCCGAAGCGTTGCTGATCTCACGCTGCGACAACTTCGCCTGGGCCACACTCGGTGCGAGGAACTACGTGACTATCAACAGCGAGGTTGGAAGCGTTCATCTTCTGCTCGTGGAAGATTCGATCTACATCCTCACAAACAACATCGAACGAAAGAGGATCGAGCAGGAAGAGTTGAACGAAGACGTTCTGGGCGATGTGGAGTTCGCCGAGTACATGTGGTCCAAGGACCTGTGGGACGTGCTCAAATCCTTCGTTCAAGGGAAAAAACTCCTCTCTGACACTGGCTGGTTCGATTCGAGGAACGTCTCCGACCAGCTGAAGAACTTCAGGCTCGTCATGAGTGAGCCGGAGATCGAAACCTACAGATGGCTTGGTGCCAACTGCGACGAGATCTTCTCCAACACGATGTTGAAGTTCTCACCCGAGATGACGGAATTGCAAGTTCAAGCGGAAATGTCGAAGGCGTTCTTCGAACGCGGTATCGAACCGATACTCATCTTGGTGTTCGGTGAGGAGAGTGCGCAGCTGTACAGACACAACCTTCCCAGGAACGTGAGGGTCGGAAAGAAGCTCTTCGTGAGCGTGTGCGTCAGAAAGAAAGGCTTGGTTCTCTCCTCAACGAGATCCGTTTTGTTCGGTAGAGACGAAGATTGGATCAAACAACACAGAGACAACTGTTACGTCGAAGCGGCGGCACTCGAAAACTCAAAACCGGGCAAGAAATTGAGCGAGGTGTTCGAAGAAATCAAGAAGGCTTACGTGGCAGTGAACAAACCGCACGAGTGGTTCCTGCACCATCAAGGTGGGCTTGCAGGTTACAACGCGCGTGAAGTAATAGCGAACGAAGATACTGATTATTCCTTGAAGGCTGGAAACGTCGTTGCGTGGAATCCAACAATAACCGGTACGAAGTCCGAAGATACGTTCTTGGTCCTCGAAGATGGTTTGGAATGTTTCTCCTATCCTGAGTCGAGTCGTTGGCCCGCGCTGAATTTGCAAATCGGCTCGTTAACGCTGAAAAGGCCTGACATAGTTGTACTGTGA
- a CDS encoding sensor domain-containing diguanylate cyclase produces the protein MSKFIPLLVALLVFVVLVTIFHLSAKSHFKSYVQELGVLFAESVKDYANCLSLSYFQWSKMYELLSEDNLEEASILFEELKSYFPEIEEVKVLNESGDFDYFKIDSKNGKLHMYFKVYNDDLSDFVSDKLVLAVVDAQKLLDKFGVTHIRISPTGKEFVYGLRYKLRKSALDSFSIFSSVLLAVGTFLAVQMVRLRINLSRERKFRKLHEALTQISEYYLKGQNGEKLYQLILEKAIEVVPNAQAGSVLLKKQDKHVYVAAVGYDLEGLSKIEYPESVQKKWLEKPIKKKSDMVNFNREDEKTLEILKKHGRVEEIVCSLVVPVQIGNEIVLSFNLENFEREDAFDEESLQIAKLFANYVGMVFLKIKQDEQIMQQQKMMEYLYNHDPLTGLLNRRAFEEYGEKLLSLAKRERKKVALLFLDLRRFKNVNDKYGHETGDLVLKVLGSRLEKVFRESDVVSRFGGDEFVALLYDCDGNNFAQLLNRVFQIVEEPIQLDDKSFQVGVNVGVAIYPDDARELDQLIRLADMAMYYAKKKGLRYATASEVETGI, from the coding sequence ATGTCGAAGTTCATACCGTTGTTAGTGGCACTCTTAGTGTTCGTTGTTTTGGTGACGATCTTCCATCTCAGTGCCAAGTCACACTTTAAAAGCTACGTGCAAGAGTTGGGAGTGCTTTTCGCCGAGTCGGTGAAAGATTACGCCAATTGTTTGAGCTTGTCTTACTTTCAATGGTCCAAGATGTACGAGCTTTTGAGTGAAGATAACTTGGAGGAAGCTTCGATCTTGTTTGAGGAACTGAAGTCTTACTTTCCAGAGATCGAAGAAGTGAAGGTCCTGAACGAATCGGGAGATTTCGATTATTTCAAGATCGATTCGAAGAACGGAAAACTCCACATGTATTTCAAAGTCTACAACGACGATCTCAGCGATTTCGTGTCGGACAAACTCGTGCTCGCGGTTGTCGATGCGCAAAAGTTGTTGGACAAATTCGGTGTGACTCATATTCGGATCTCTCCGACGGGGAAAGAATTCGTGTACGGTCTGAGATACAAACTACGCAAATCGGCTTTGGACAGCTTCTCGATCTTTTCATCCGTTCTTCTCGCTGTGGGAACTTTCTTGGCTGTTCAGATGGTTCGTCTGAGGATCAACTTGTCTCGAGAGAGGAAGTTCAGAAAGCTCCACGAAGCGCTGACGCAGATCAGCGAGTACTATTTGAAGGGTCAAAATGGAGAGAAGCTCTATCAACTGATCCTCGAGAAAGCCATAGAGGTTGTCCCAAACGCTCAAGCTGGGAGCGTTCTGCTCAAAAAGCAAGACAAACACGTTTACGTCGCAGCGGTTGGGTACGATCTCGAAGGCCTCTCGAAGATCGAGTATCCTGAGTCGGTTCAGAAGAAATGGCTTGAAAAACCCATAAAGAAGAAGAGCGATATGGTGAATTTCAACAGAGAAGATGAGAAGACGTTGGAGATTCTGAAAAAGCATGGCAGAGTTGAAGAGATCGTGTGCAGTTTGGTCGTGCCGGTTCAGATAGGAAACGAGATCGTTTTGAGCTTCAATCTGGAAAACTTCGAACGGGAAGATGCGTTCGACGAAGAATCTCTCCAGATTGCAAAACTTTTTGCGAACTACGTCGGCATGGTTTTCCTCAAGATCAAGCAAGACGAGCAGATCATGCAACAGCAGAAGATGATGGAGTATTTGTACAACCACGATCCACTGACTGGTTTGTTGAACAGAAGAGCCTTCGAAGAGTACGGCGAAAAACTTCTGTCCTTGGCGAAGAGGGAACGAAAGAAGGTCGCACTTTTGTTCTTGGATCTTCGCAGGTTCAAAAACGTCAACGACAAATATGGCCACGAGACGGGTGATCTCGTTTTGAAGGTCCTCGGTTCGAGACTCGAGAAAGTTTTCAGAGAGAGCGACGTTGTTTCAAGGTTCGGTGGAGACGAGTTCGTGGCGTTGTTGTACGACTGCGATGGGAACAACTTCGCGCAGCTTTTGAACAGGGTATTCCAGATCGTTGAAGAACCGATTCAACTGGATGACAAGAGTTTCCAGGTCGGTGTGAACGTGGGAGTTGCGATCTATCCAGACGATGCACGAGAGCTCGATCAATTGATAAGGCTTGCGGACATGGCGATGTACTATGCCAAAAAGAAGGGTCTGCGGTACGCCACGGCGAGCGAGGTTGAAACCGGAATCTGA